From the genome of Glycine max cultivar Williams 82 chromosome 2, Glycine_max_v4.0, whole genome shotgun sequence, one region includes:
- the LOC100818881 gene encoding auxin-responsive protein IAA9, whose product MSKPLLGIAEEEGQSNVTLLVSSSATMESVCLNSSKLKERNYMGLSDCSSVDSSAPSFSDETKSNLNLKATELRLGLPGSQSPERDSDLCLRSSIQFDEKPLFPLHPATDEHHSSSKPAVLGNKRGFSDVMSGFAEEKLLVSSEVNTILPPRPSSNVGLKPSSMLENVGAQQQAKELATVKVGHERSHAVNESRPNLNDSTNNNSSAPATKAQVVGWPPIRSFRKNSLVTTSKNVEEVDGKVGPGALFVKVSMDGAPYLRKVDLKNYNAYADLSSALENMFSCFTIGSCGSHGNLGGEVLNETKLKDLLHGSEYVLTYEDKDGDWMLVGDVPWEMFTETCKRLRIMKSSEAIGLAPRAVEKSKSRN is encoded by the exons ATGTCCAAGCCACTGCTAGGCATAGCGGAAGAGGAAGGTCAAAGCAATGTCACTTTGTTGGTTTCTTCCTCAGCCACCATGGAAAGTGTGTGCCTGAATAGCTCAAAACTGAAAGAGCGCAACTACATGGGGTTATCTGATTGTTCATCTGTGGACAGCTCCGCGCCGTCCTTCTCAGATGAGACTAAGAGCAATCTGAACCTCAAGGCTACTGAGCTCAGACTGGGGCTTCCGGGGTCGCAATCTCCCGAACGAGATTCAGATCTTTGCTTGAGAAGTTCGATTCAGTTTGATGAAAAGCCACTGTTTCCTTTGCATCCTGCAACTGATGAACACCATTCCTCATCAAAGCCTGCTGTTTTGGGAAACAAAAGAGGGTTCTCAGATGTCATGAGTGGATTCGCCGAG GAGAAATTGCTTGTTAGTTCCGAGGTCAACACAATATTGCCACCAAGGCCTTCTTCTAATGTGGGGTTGAAACCAAGCTCTATGCTTGAGAACGTCGGGGCTCAGCAGCAAGCCAAAGAACTCGCAACGGTGAAGGTTGGTCACGAGAGGTCTCATGCTGTCAACGAAAGCAGACCAAATCTTAATGATTCTACTAATAACAATAGCAGTGCACCAGCTACCAA GGCACAGGTTGTTGGTTGGCCTCCTATAAGGTCATTTAGGAAGAATTCATTGGTCACTACTTCAAAGAATGTTGAAGAAGTAGATGGAAAAGTGGGGCCTGGTGCACTGTTTGTAAAGGTCAGTATGGATGGTGCACCTTACTTAAGAAAAGTAGACTTGAAGAATTACAATGCGTATGCCGACCTATCTTCTGCGCTGGAGAATATGTTCAGTTGTTTTACCATAG GTTCTTGTGGATCTCATGGAAATCTGGGAGGGGAGGTGCTGAATGAAACCAAGCTGAAGGATCTGCTTCATGGATCAGAATATGTTCTTACTTACGAGGATAAAGATGGAGACTGGATGCTAGTGGGTGATGTTCCCTGGGA GATGTTTACTGAGACGTGCAAGAGGCTAAGGATTATGAAGAGCTCTGAAGCCATTGGTCTAG CACCAAGAGCTGTTGAAAAAAGTAAGAGCAGGAACTAG